CGTCCAAATTGGATACAATGATCCCATGGACAAGCTCGATGCCATGAATGCCTTCGTGAAGGTCGTCGCGCACGGCAGCTACGCCGAGGCAGCGCGGACGCTGGGGCTCACCCGTTCCGCCGTCAGCAAGGCGGTGAAGGAGCTGGAACAGCTGCTCGGTGCGCGTCTGCTCGACCGCACGACACGGCGCGTCAGCGCGACGGAGGCCGGCCTCGCCTACTACGAGAGTTGCCTAGACATCCTGGCCCGCGTCGAGGAGACCGAAATGCAGGTCTCCCGCCTGCACGACGAGCCCCGGGGAGTCCTCAAGCTGAACGCGCCGGTGTCGTTCGGCGTGCTGCACCTCGGGCCGCTGATCGCCGCGTTCATGGAGCAATATGCCGATCTGAAAATCGAGCTGACACTGAACGACCGCTTCATCGATCCGATCGAAGAAGGTTTCGATGTCACGATCCGGATCGGCGTATTGGCGGACTCGAGCCTGATCGCGCGACGCCTGGCGCCCGCACGCCGCGTTCTGGTGGCGGCGCCCGCGTACGTGGAAAAGAACGGCGCACCAATGATGCTGGACGACCTCGTAAAGCATCGATGCCTGAACTACGGACACACCACGACGCTACAGCGCTGGCAGCTCACGCGAGCCGGACAGTCGATCGGGGTCGCCATAAACTCCGTGCTGTGCTCGAACAACGGGAACATCCTGCGCGCCGCCGCGCTCGCCGGGCAGGGCATCGCCAAGCTGCCGACCTTCCTGGTCGGTCCCGATCTCGCGGCCGGCCGCTTGGTGGTCGTTCTGCCGGAGCATCCGCCGACGGACCTCGGCATCTACGCGCTCTATGCGCCGAACCGCTACCTCGCGGCAAAGACCCGGCTGCTGATCGATTTCCTGGCCGCCCGGTTCGGCGAGCGGCCGGCCTGGGACAAGACGAAGTAGCACCGCCTGCTGACGCATCGACCGATCGGCCGCAACTTCGGCTCCGGCAAACGGCCGTGCGAGAACGCACGGTCCGGTCATCGATCGCGGCCACGCTTAATCCGTGGATTGACCTTCGAGGCGATCGGCGCCCCGGCTCACGACCTTCGACACCATGGGTTCCCCTCGGTTCGATCCATTGGCGAGTCGATGCGCACTTTCGCTCTTGGACCTTCTGAGGTTACTCTCCTTTGCGAGGGGCGACTCGGGACGAGATGACGAACGGCAACCACGATACGCGGCACAGTGGATTCGAGTCGGATGCGGGACACTTTTCGCGCTCGACGCCCCTGAGCTACGCCTATGCCGACATCGCACTCGCGCTCGTTTGGAACATCGGTCTTCTTTTCTACGCTCCGTCCTGGCTGGTCTTCCTGCCCGCACTGGTGACGGGCACGGCCGCGGTCCTGGTCGACTATGTCTGGTTCTACCGCAGCGGTCGCAGGGAGGTCTTACGGGACGGGCGGCCAGCCGATGGACTGTTCATCGCTTGGTGGCTCGTATTCTGGTTCGAGTTCCTGATCGCCTGGAACATCGGCACCTTCGTCGGACTGGCCTTGACGGCTGGCCTGACAACCACCGTCGGTCTCGCCTGGACACTCGCCTTCTGCGCCTGGTTCTGGGTCGTCACGCCCGGGCTCTCGCGCGCCCTCGGTGACTTCGGTGTCGGCAACGAGTTGGTTTTGACGACGCGACGCGTCGGATCACGGCTCAGTTTTGCGCGCATCACCTGGGTGGCGGTGCTCTACACGGGTCTCCTCGCGACAATTCTGGATTGGGACCTGGCCAAGGCCGCCGAGCTGTTCGCCATCGGCATGCTGGCGGCCGGCGCCATGGAGATACCGCTCTATGTGCTGAACATACGACCCGGCCCGCACGCCTGGAAGGCACTCGTCGTCAATACGCTCGTCGAGTGGAATTATGCCGTCCCGATCTTCTTCGTCGTCTTCGCCCTGATCGGTTGAGGAGCGCCAGGTGACCGCCGAAGTTCCGCTGGTCAAGACCGGTGCCCTGCCCCTCCTCTTCAACGGACTAGCACTCGTCGGCCGCGGCCTGGGTCTCGAAAGAACGTGCCTGTCCGTGGACGCGCTCGAAAAGAGGGTCTGGCCAAACCTCGGCGAAGGCCACCTCGATGACACCAGTCGGGCATTGACCGCAAGCGCAATTGCTTCCGTCGGTGAGGACTCCCGACTGACGCCATTCGGTGAGTATGCCGTTCGCGAAATCGTCTTGCGGACCATGCGTGTGCAGCGCGCCTTGAGCGAGTTCAAGGCAAGCCACCCCGAAATCCTCGCACGGCGTGTCGAGCGGCCGATCCTGATCGTCGGCTGGTATCGAACCGGCACGACCTTGGCCCACCGTCTGCTCGCCTCGGCCGATCGCGTTCGGGCTCCAAGAGCCTACGAACTCTATTTCCCGGTTCCCGAGCACGAGGAGCCGCTCGAGGCCGATCGAACCCGGATCAAACGAACGCGCGCCATGCTGCGCTTGGCACACCTCGCCATACCGGCCTTGCGCCGGCTCCACCGCATCACCCCCGAGAGTGCCGAAGAAAGCACCGTCCTGCTCGACAATGCGGGCGCCGGAATCTACATGCTGCACGCCTTTGGCGCCCACGGTCATGGCGAGAGGCTCATGGCGTCGGATCTTCACGCGGCATACGCCGCGCTGAAATGCCAGCTACAGGTTCTGCAGGGTCCGGCTCCATCGCCAGACCGCTGGATCCTGAAGTGCCCGTTTTCGCTCGCGCATCTGATGGCCTTCCACCAGGTTTTTCCGGACGGATCGGTGGTCCACATTCATCGTGACATTGTCGGAGCCCTCGCCTCGGTCTGCCGCTTGGCGCTGACCTTGCAGTCGGCGTTCGTTGAACGCCCAGACGTCAGGGCGATCGGCCGCTTCTGGGCGAACTTCTGTCTCGAGGCTGCGGCACATGCCGAACGCGCCCGCACGCTCTACCCGCGAGGTCACTACATCGACGTCGACTACGACAGCCTCAGCCGCGAACCCATCGCCACCGCGCTGGCGCTCGGAGAAAAGCTCGCTCTCACGATCCAACCGAATGCGTTGCATGCGGCACTGACCGAGGCAGGCGCGCCATCGCCTCCCTTCGCCCGGGATCTCTCC
This sequence is a window from Hyphomicrobiales bacterium. Protein-coding genes within it:
- a CDS encoding LysR family transcriptional regulator translates to MDKLDAMNAFVKVVAHGSYAEAARTLGLTRSAVSKAVKELEQLLGARLLDRTTRRVSATEAGLAYYESCLDILARVEETEMQVSRLHDEPRGVLKLNAPVSFGVLHLGPLIAAFMEQYADLKIELTLNDRFIDPIEEGFDVTIRIGVLADSSLIARRLAPARRVLVAAPAYVEKNGAPMMLDDLVKHRCLNYGHTTTLQRWQLTRAGQSIGVAINSVLCSNNGNILRAAALAGQGIAKLPTFLVGPDLAAGRLVVVLPEHPPTDLGIYALYAPNRYLAAKTRLLIDFLAARFGERPAWDKTK